Below is a genomic region from Alphaproteobacteria bacterium.
ATCCCCCCCACAACCCGGTTTTGACATTGCTCTTCCGTCTCAGTTTCTCTTCGAGGCTCTGGCGGACGCAGGTTGGTTTCGGCAAACCGATCTAGCATGTTACCCAGCGCATGGGCGACGTCTGCGACGGTCGTAATATTCCAGCAAATTCTTTGCACCCGGAAGAAATTCGCTCCTCCACCGTCGGAATATTCCTCCCTGCCAACAATATAGGTTAATGTATAACAAGTCTGCTCAAGTCCTGTGGAGTCCACGAAATTTATCGGGTCATTTTGCGTGTACCCATAGATATTCATTCCTGCTTCGAACCCGATCGGATCGGTCTGCATGAACCGCCCGAGGTATGGCGAGTAGAGCCGGGCCTTGTAATAATAGACCCCGAGGTCGGGCATCCAGAGCTGCCCGGTATATTGGAACCGCCCTGAATTGCCCGCCGCGGGGATGCCATATTCGTCGTAGCTGTTGATGGCATAGGCATTGCCGCCGGCGTCGCTGACGGCGACGATCGAGCCGCGCTCGTCGGCATGGTAATAGCGCCGCGTGCTCGTCCCCGAGCCGTCGTACCAGACCACCGGCTCGTCCATGCCGGGGCCGGGGACGTAGCGGCGGGTGATGACGTTGCTGGTGTCCAGCTCCGAGATCAGGGTGCCGCCGAGGGAATCGAAGCGCTGGTAATGCCCGCCGCCGGAATCGGCGTAATAGAGCTGGAGGAACCGCCCGAACGGATCGTAGACGATCAGGGAAGAGGACGGCCCCGCCGACAGGCGATTTTGCGACGTATAGGTAAAGTTCAACGTCGGCAGGCCCGTCACGGACGACTGCGAAAGACGGCCGAGCGGATCGCAGGCGTCGTCGAGCTGCTGCCGCTCGCCAATCGTTTGCCGCAGGGGTTCTGGACATCGCTCGTCGTCAGGAATGAGTGAGCCCCGCAACAAGGCCAAGCATTCCTGAAATTCCACATAAGCAGGTTACCGTTATGCAAAAGACGCGCGCAGGCCCTGTCGGCGACAATTTTCGTAAGCTCAGAAATGCCGCGACCGCGGATATCGCAAACAGAGCGGCGGCGCTGAAGAATCCAACGCGATTCTGGTCAAACAGGGCGTTTATCAAGCCGAACAAGAGCGCAAAATAAACAACTGCCAGAGAATGTCCTTTGAGAAAGCTCATGGGCAGGAATCCGGTCGAAGAGTTACGCTGCCGACGGCGCCCCCCGCGATATCAGCGATGGTTTGCAAAACCAGGTCCGCTCCAAGTCCGCGGCTGGCAAT
It encodes:
- a CDS encoding RHS repeat-associated core domain-containing protein, which produces MDEPVVWYDGSGTSTRRYYHADERGSIVAVSDAGGNAYAINSYDEYGIPAAGNSGRFQYTGQLWMPDLGVYYYKARLYSPYLGRFMQTDPIGFEAGMNIYGYTQNDPINFVDSTGLEQTCYTLTYIVGREEYSDGGGANFFRVQRICWNITTVADVAHALGNMLDRFAETNLRPPEPRRETETEEQCQNRVVGGIGRAAAGSSLLGAGARLLPYTRGTPGGAGTSLISTLARSVFGPNLRMGSTRIFGTNSVGGAVGRGGSIASVYAGSAILGYAVGEQIGARQICRSR